From Catharus ustulatus isolate bCatUst1 chromosome 17, bCatUst1.pri.v2, whole genome shotgun sequence, the proteins below share one genomic window:
- the FKBP1A gene encoding peptidyl-prolyl cis-trans isomerase FKBP1A encodes MAVTAAAAHTRPLLRRAAGAAGASGTGTGMGVHVETIAPGDGRTFPKRGQTCVVHYTGMLEDGKKFDSSRDRNKPFKFVMGKQEVIRGWEEGVAQMSVGQRAKMTISPDYAYGSTGHPGIIPPNATLIFDVELMKLE; translated from the exons ATGGCGGTGACTGCCGCGGCTGCGCACACGCGGCCCCTCCTCCGTCGGGCTGCGGGCGCTGCGGGTGCGagcggcaccggcaccggcatGGGCGTGCATGTGGAGACCATCGCCCCCGGCGACG GGCGGACGTTCCCCAAGCGCGGCCAGACCTGCGTGGTGCACTACACGG gTATGCTGGAGGATGGGAAGAAGTTTGATTCCTCCCGCGACAGGAACAAGCCGTTCAAGTTTGTGATGGGCAAGCAGGAGGTGATCCGTGGCTGGGAGGAAGGAGTCGCTCAG aTGAGTGTTGGTCAGCGAGCAAAGATGACCATCTCCCCAGATTACGCCTACGGCTCCACTGGCCACCCAGGGATCATCCCACCAAACGCCACTCTAATTTTTGACGTGGAGCTCATGAAATTGGAATGA